The window gagagagagagagagagagagagaatggaAAGGTCGTATGGTTGAACATAGATAGATCATAATGAAACTATTTAGGTTAGTTGATTAGTGACTAATATTTTGATCCATTTAGTAGGTAATGATGCAGATTTGATCATTAGTTGATCCAATATAAATCCAATATAAATCCAACAGAATCGAGCAGCCAAACCATCTGATAGTTTGGGATATATCTGGATTGACTGGTCAAACTTGTTTCATATTCTATAGTTTTTCCCGCATATAATACGCAAATTACAAACACGTGTATATGCACATGACGTCAACAAAATCAATCAAGAAATGTATACTTATAGACAAATTAAATTAGTTACCTGATCACAATAGTTTGGAGCAGAAAATACAGTGATAAGCTTTCCGTCATGCTCAATTTCATAGCCTTCATCTTTAACCTCATGAGACCGCACAACTAAATCTGAAAAATGAACGATAAAGTCAGTAAGAAAGTTcgccaaatatttttttttttttcaactaaaCAAGTCTAAAGTCCCTTCATTTATATAACTGCTACAATATTTTTTAAAGGAGTATTGATACTAATATATTACCTAGATTGTTATCCTTCAAAAACCTTTTTGTTATATCTGCACCAAAAGAGAGACCTACACCACGCTTGCTTGGTCCTCTACCAGGATTGGGTTGCGGGTCGCTCCATAATATCTCACACATTAACCCTGAAATTAAAGCATTGCAATTTCAACACAATAACCGAATAAAACCTGAAAAAAGGTTTTGATAATGTAATCCATACCTTCCTCTGGGGGTTCACAAAACCGGTCGATTGCTCTGATATCAGAGAGTTTGACCCCATCTTGACTAAAAAGTCCACCATGAACAACGAATATCTTCTCGTTTATAACATGAGCTAACGGTAAATAGCAGAAAACTTCTGCAAAAAGCTCCACAAACTTATCACTCAACTTTGATCTGACCTCACCCTCAAACCCGTAAATCTTGTTCATGCTTTTACTCTCATGGTTTCCACGCGCAAGATGTATAGCTACAATTATTCAACAAATGAAGACAATAGACAATATAAGATTATGAACTtgagaaaaaaaaacacacacacacacaaaaaacaaaaacaaaagacaTAATGGAAGATATGTTTTTACCTGATGGAGACATACACTTGAACGCAAACAATGTGAGAATAACTTCAACAGAAAAGGACCCCCGATCAACAAAGTCACCATTAAACAAATAAGGATTTTCTTCAGATGGGAGACCATTGAGCTCAAAGATATTTAATAGATCGAAGAACTGCATCCATAAAAGATCAATAATTATAAAAGAAAGAACAAAAATCAAGAAATGAACTGAAAGATCCATGCTTTTTGTTACCTGGCCATGCACATCACCGCAAACTGTGAAGTGTTTTCCATTGGGAACGGTTATGTCAACCAGAGAAGGTAAGGCCATTAAGATCTCTCGGGTTTGTAGAACAATCTGGAACGCATATCTACAAAACAAAAATAtgattaattactaatattataaaaCAAAACGAGAATATCAAAAAGCACATACCGTTTATGTAAAGACTTCTGGTTCTTGAAGTCATCCATCATCTTCTTCACAAACTCTAGCGTTATCACATCTCCTTCGATTCTTGCACCAGCATATTGTGGCTCAACATCTACAACTCACAACAAGAAGATAATTAGAAAgccaaatattatttttattttttaaatgctAACACATCATTTAAAAGATATAAGCATATAAAGTACATTCAGCTGAAGCACCAAAACACACAGTAATAAACATACACATAAGTAAATTTTGTCACAATTCCTACCTCAAACAATATACTATTTTCACAATTCCTACTCAAATTGATGTATGATTGTATTGTATTATTCTTACTAATTTCAAACCTATGTTCAGTATTTCACTCTTGGTTAAGTAACCATCAGAAAAGCCGGCCCACCAACCAGTCTTCTTGACAACCAAAAACATTGCCAGCGCTGCAGAAGCCAACACGGTGGCTACAATGGGCCCCACCACCAGCATCAGTATAGCCACAAATGCTACTGCCACTGCTGCAGCAGTAGTATATGATGAGCCTGTGCCCGTCCCTATAATGATAAAATAGGGAGAGCACTATTAAAAATGCATAAGCATTAACTTCTGACACAAGGAAACTAATTTAAGGAATTACATACGATGTTACAAACCAAACATGACCAGCTGCCCTATTTGACAACATTCTACATAAATCGAGCCTTCTATGAGTCGTGTTAGATAAAAAGTTATTTAATACAGGTTCCTCTAAGCTTAATCCAAACAAGAATAAAAACTTGTTCCTTTTGGGAAACAGAAAACGACAGGTAGCAAGAGATGAAAGTTGAGAAATTTTGATACAATATacaaataatacttacaatcttacCATTTATTTTAACAACGTACAAGGTGTAATAACATTTATACAGAAAGATGATCGATTATCAAGCCAGAACCATGAATAGAACAACTACTTTTACGGTTTACCTAACAACAAGAGTTCAAGTGGACCTATTTTTGTAACAAGTAAATCCTATTAACGTTTCTTCAACTATCAGTCATAGAAAGAGCAAATGTGAATGATAAACATTCAACACATAAAGATATATAACAAACATACAAAAAAGAATGGGATGATTAATTTTACCCATAATCACTCTGTTTGGTCGAATGTTTTTAGCATCGATACTGTTTGTTCTTTTTGTTATTAATGGTTGTTAAGTCTTAACTCTTCCAACATGTTTCGACATAATAAAAGTCCTTAGCGCCATTAGACTTCCGTATATGGTTAAACTGATAATCAACTTAGTGATTTCGCCGTTCCTTAACTTTGGGTTATTTTAATGTAAGGGAATAAATGTTACAAATGGTAATCCAGTAGCACTTTGATTAGATTACATAAAGATTGTAGCATTTGAAAAAATGTATTCAATGTGGGTTGGACATGTTGAATCTAGGGGCAAATCTGATTATGTTTATCTTGAATTGATGCCTCAATCTATGATAATCAAATAATCAAATTGTTTGTGGTTTAGTCATGTTAAATCTAAGAGGTAAAATATAAATGTTCCTGTTATTGTATTGTCATTAAATTGTTTTGAATTATATTCAACTCTTTACTTAATCGGATTGGACttattatacatttaataataaatttcaacattacaagtgtaaatatagaagaaaattaTAAACATAAACACAAACAAAAATAAATGTTAACATAATTGTCTAGAAACATAAACCTAATCTTTCAATTATTCAAATAGTACAGAATCCTAATTTTATATCACATAATAATGTTGGCCAACATGGACCTTGACCAATTTTGACCGACAAAATCTGACTTTGATCAACCAAATCCGATTTGACCATTGACCAATTTATTAGACGAACTTTGGAAAATCTAACCTGCTTCCAAAACTAATTAATCGGGTATTAATCCTGATCTTTTGAACCATGGGTGTCACTTAAATAAAACACACGACCTCTAAGGTAAGTGGTAAGCTGCTACATCAAAAGCAACGTTCGATAGACATTATAAACAAACCGCCATCTTGTATTTATATTGGAATGAAGCAGATGCtagtaaaaattataaaaactgAAAATCACTAACAACTTTCAACATACAATTAAAATAAGAAGAATGATACCTATAGTTTGGAAGTCAATAGACTCAGctacagagtgtttttcagaagcaGACACGGAAATCGCTTCTTCGAACTTGAGCTTCATAACAGCTTTTTCACATTCCTTTAATTTCTTTGAAGCATCTGGATCATTCGGAGATAATCGCTTTACCTAGTTTCATATATATAGGTGCATAGAAAAAGCAATGTACGTTATTTTTTAATTGAGTGTACTTCCTGCTTATTATAAATAAGTACAATATACTTAGCATACATATGTAACATCGAAACATCATAATAGGTAGTGTATGTCTTTAACCACCAAATTACATGTGATAAAAAAATACTGGTTTACTGCTTACAATTATTCTTTAAGTTCATCTAGTAACAAAAACCAACATAACAATGTCTGATGTAACATATTAAACATTGATTAGTAACAGTTATCATGAATACTTAACTACTCAGCTTAACTGTTCCTTTGTAGTTCATTCAGCATAATGATAAAATATTATAGGAAAAATACCAAACGATATAGAGCAGCTAATAAAGACTTATATGTTGCTATCATAAACACACGCCAAAGGCAGACTTATTGAccattgttttaacccatatcaaTTTTTAAAATTGTTAACTGACATTGCAAGATTATAGCTTTATGGTGTTTAATATGCCAGTATAATACATGCTTACGAGTTTGCAAGTATGATCCGTATGAACCTCTTATTTGTTACATGCTAAAGAACAAATTAGTTGTAAACGCAGGTCAAATTTGTGACACTGGGTCAAGAATGTGAAGAGCAAAAGCATTGAGTCTTTATTGGTAAAACAATTGATTTAAAGTTTTCAGTTATACAAAgtaatgaacaactttatatgataAATAATagctaaaaccctaaacctaatcctAATACAAATCTAACATGAAAATCCCTATGAACAGACAATGTTTCCTAATACAATACAATAAAGTAGGAATGCATGTCCTGATAAGCATAAGCCAAAACCTTATTAGAGAAGTATAAATACTAATCCCAAAATATAATATAAATCGACTAATTAAACACCTTGTTCATCTTAAACAAATCAAATAATTCAAAAGGTTAAACAAACCTGTTGAAAATCCTTAAGTGCTTCTTTAAACTTCCCCATAGCAAGGTACGCAGCACCACGCCGATAATAACCCTAAAATTAACGACAAAAAAGTTTAGATTCATAATTCATTACACACAAAACCCTAAAATTACTAACAATTTACACACCTTTGAATACTTAGGATCAATCTCAACAGCTTTAGATGCATCCTGAATAGCGCTACCATATTCCTCCAATTTAGTATGTGAAAAGGCTCGATTCGCCCAATAAACAGCATTTTCACCGTTTATTTCAATTGCTTTTGTATACAAATCAATCGCTTGAGAAAACTTATTCGCTGcaaatacatatatacacatatacatataagtACACACATGACATGTAGGTTTAAATAAAGTTGAAATTAGGTGATTGGATGAGTTACAGTACCTTTAAAAGCATCATTCGCTTGTTGTTTGATTGATTCAGCCAATGAAACGTCTGATTTTTGTTCAGTGGTAGACATAGAGGGCATAATAAGAAGATTGTGATAGATTGATTGACTGATTGATTGTTTGTGCTATTACTTACAGAAAACTGTATGTCTAGTATTACGATTagttttactattaatatttaatatttaatatttaatatttaatatttaatatttaaaattaatattaaattaaatattatatactaATGTCTCATGTGTTCACCTTTTGTTTGGTATACTTTTGCAGAAAACTTAACCTAGATGATGGTTCCGGCGCCCCTTTCATACTCATCACTGATTCATGAATATGTTTCAGTTAAAGCCCTTGTAGTATaacatattttcatataataccTTCTACTTTAAATAAATTCTTATATTTCATAATTTTATAATTCTATTCTATTCTATTAATTTGATAGTTTTTTCACCATAAATTCACTATAGTTGTGCATTACTTGTGTATATGATACAAGTAGTTAATTCATAGCTATAGTGAATAGTGAATTTAACAAAATTTATGATGGAAATATCATCAATTTTACTTAATGAAACATTACATTTTGAAAGTGAAAATCATTTTCTTGATATATTATTGCTCTATAACATAAAGATTATAGCCCGTCACATTTGCCGCTTCTCTTTCAAACCGTCCAAACCTAGTGTTTGCCCATTCTAACAAGCATGCGACTCCAATCAATATTGGAACTAATCAGTGGTACTTAGAACTTTTCGGGGATGAAAATAATAACACATATGATTGTAATTTTAAAGGgtaataacataattttttttttttactaaatataaGAAATATTACACGTCAGGTGCATATACTCAAATTTTAGGGATACTGGAAAAAATGTATGGGGATGCGAAGAATATTTGACAGCACTTTCGAACCATCACACAGATTCCAACCCAACTACCCATGATATGGTAAGAACGGAATGGAAGGAAAAAAAAGTATTTCATGCGCAAACGTGAAAGCTCTATCAATAGAACTAGCTTCATTTTATTTAGAGAGAGCACCCCCTCTATAGTCTATCTCCCGCCACTATCTCCAGTGTCTTCACGAACGGTGGTtttgattttattttttttgtatcttTCTCCTTTTCAATTAGTTGAAAATAATATGAGTTCTCAAACACATCAAACTAACACTAAAAAAATACATGTTATCACTCCTAAACAATTGCAATCCTCAAAATTGGATCTGTTCTTACCCTTTTCTCTCTTTCAAATTTCTAAATGAATTTTGTTTAAGCGATAGTAGAGGGACATCATTATATAATGCGGTAATTTGGTGACTTCTTTCGTATATATTTGTCTTCGAATATCAATTAGCGTTGTAGTTTGTCTTCTCTAGTATTATCACTTCCATCTTCAGTTAAAGTATGATTGTCCGCATCCTACTTTCTCATACTCTGGTATGGCTAGGTTGTGTAGGGTTAGTGTATTTGAATATCTAATTGATTTGTGAAAATTTTCTAAAAGGAGATGGCTTTCGGCTAGATTGGGTAGTGTTAGTGTATTTGGATTCATGATCTATTTGTTTCAAGGGTCTATGTATTTTATTTGCATATCAATTGATTAGTGTTTTGCTTTGTGTTTTGGAATGGTGCTTTTGAAGTTTTCCATATGAGAAGCTTGTGCTATATTGCAGTTGTACCATATGCTATAACTGTTGTAATGGTGCTGTAAGAATCAATTCATGTTTTGTAACATCTTGAAACTCAGATTCTTAAATGCATAAAAAAAATGGATACTATACAATTTATCTAAACAAATTGTTCAAACACTAGGACATTTATAAAACTAGATCAACAAAATAAAAACACTAAGAAAAATAGGTAAACTAGAACTGTAGATAAACAAATGTACGGTTAGCTTCTACACTTTACAGTCAACAGGTAAACAACTAAACCAATCTTTGTGTCCAATTGAACAGTTGGGTCTTCGGTTTTTAATAGGTCTTCGAAAATTCAGTTTCTGCGATTGTTGCGAATTGGTCTTCTTAACAGTTGAAGAGTGAATACCAAGGTTTACATCTTTAAAAACGTGACGAGCAACTGCAAGTGATCGTATGTGTTTTTTAGTTCCAGGTGATGTTTGATTAACTTCAGCTTTCTTGAAAATGCGTTGTAAAGTTTTAGGTGACGGTCGATTAAATTCAACTGTCTCGATACCTCCGTTTATCATCCACAACTCTTCAGGAGTCAACAGACCTGCAAAATTTAACAATTGAACAAAGAGAATCTATTATATTGCAATATTTAGAGGAAGACCATAGCAAGTTTACAAGAtgcatatctatatctatctatatcaaTATGTATAATAAAACTCTGTTAAAAAAACAAAGATTGGCAATTACCTGCACTAGTGAAGAATGTACTATCCCATTCGCAATCTAAGCTTTCGCGCAATATAATCGGTTTTCTTGGCTCATTTGATTCGGGTTGAAGACGCGAGTCTGCGTCTCCAAACATCTGATTATCTACAAACAACAATAGCATTTTGTTTCTTTTCAGATTCAGATATCAAATGGTAATAACATTTTGATATAATGAGGATGAAATCATAACATGTACGAACAAAGAAAACACAGTTTAAGTTTCATTTCATCGAGTGTAGTTCTTTGTTTTTATAAACTGTCAGATTGAAATTTAACTAATATGTTTGTACAAATTAAGATGTATGAAAACAGCCCAACCGCATACAACTAAAACTGGAGTCAACTAATTGAATAGGATCGTCCGGACAAAACTTGTATCTTGAACTTAGCAAGTCATGCACAAAACAAAACTAAGCTTAAAAAGCAGTAATAGTGAATCAAAGACATGAAAACAGAATGAAACCTACTTATATATGATCAGATAAAAATTAACAGATAATGCAAATCTTTATAGTATTACTTACCGGACATATTTTCTGAGAACGGGGTTGGCGAGCAAGGAGTAGTCGTATGCCCAGCATTTGGAGGATGTAAAGATTGACCAGACTTGGTGCAAATCCACTGACCTTTGACTTCAGTCACATTGTTAGTCACATTGTTGTCAGGTTTAATGGCGTCCAAGTGTCTATTTACGCCATTGACCTTATCTTCCGTATTACACATCCTCTCATTTTGGGTCTTGTTTAACGAGCATCGATCACTTTCGTCTAGCTTTTTATTTACGTCGATCATGTGATGTTCAGGTGATGTTTGGTTGAATTCAGCTTTCTCGATGCCTTCATTTATCATGCACAACTCTTCAGGAGTCAACAGACCTGCATATATATATTGCAATGTAACAGAATCATATTAGTATTTTGCAAAATTTAGAGGAAGACCATAGCAAATATACAagaaatttttatatattaatcaaAAATAAACCTGTCTTCAACAATTACCCGCAATAGTGAAGAAGGACCTATCCCAATCTAAGCTTTTGTCTAATAAACTCAGTTTTCTTGGCTCAACTGATTCTGGTTGAAGATGTGAGTCTGCATCTTCAAACAACTTGATATTAAGACCCGCGTTCACATTATCAGATCTTGCTGAAAAATAAGTTCCAAAACAAAATATCAATAATCCTACAACGATCGGACCTCAAAGCAGTATTTTTTGtgtattattcatttctaatctcaAACCTACCTACTTGCACAACATGAACAGACCTCAAATTTGTACCTTGAACTTAAAAAGTCGTGCATAAAACAAAATTAAGCTTATAAACAGTAATAGTGAATAAAAgacataaaaaaaaaaagttaccgGACATCTTTTCAGCAAACGGGGTTGGTGAGCAATGAATAGTAGTATGCCGAGCATTTGTAGGATTTAAAGATTGACCTTTGACCTCACTCACATTGTTGTCGGGTTTAACGGCTTCCAACTGTCTGTTTACGCCATTGACTTTTCTAACTTTCGAGCAATTCTCGGTGAAAATAGGAGAGATATTGAATGACATCAGCAGCTTCTCATCGAAGAATCCAATCCGTTGGGATGGCATTCGAAGACTTGACATCGTTGAAGAACTTCTGGCATGTTGACTAGTCAACTTTGGTGTCTGAAAAGATTTTGTCGATACGGCATTGTGAAAATGACTAGCAGAAGATGTGCTAGAAGAACATGGAGATGACAATGGAGAAAGGACTGAGGAAGGAGATGATGATGTCACTTTTGTCTTTCTGGTAACAATTTTCTTTTTAATAGACTTGGATGAAGTATTAGAAGATGATTCATATGAGTGATGTGATTGAGAGGTTGTCGATTTTGTTTTAACGGGAGTAATTTTCCTTTTAAAGGACTCGAATGAGGCACTTGAAGATGATTGAAGCTTTGATCGGTTTAATTTAACGTTCTGGCTGTTTGAAGCTCTAACTGATTTCACATTAGAAACTCGATTAGCCCGTTCATCTTTACGAGTTCCAGAAGATAGTTGTTCAGCATCATCATTTTTAAAGCCTTTATTTATCAAGCACAATTCTTCAACATTCAACAGACCTGCATATAAGTGAAAAAaccaaatttttatattttatttaatattagcaCTCTATAATACATTTACAAGAGTTTTGGTTTGCAAGAAATATTGCCACAATCTCAAACATTTTTTAAATTCAGAACCCTACAATCCTGCTTAAAAAATTTCTGATAACAAATACCTGTATTATGGATTTAGTACAATTGTTTatgttatataatttatatatatatatatatatatatatatatatatatatatatatatatatatatatatatatatatatatatatatatatatatatatatatatatatatatatatgtatacctcATTCGAAGAACGAACAAGAAAAGGCTTACGCTAATTTTTTATAGATTTCCCTTCATTTAGGCGGGAAGCTACCGCTTCTAGAATGGTTGCTGCCAACCGGGAACCTTACTTCGACAGATCAAACTAGCTAGGAACAACGGACAATCACGGCAAAGGCTAGGAAGCAGATGGGAATACCATAAGAGAGAGCCCTCTGTCCCACGCATTTAACCGGCTCGCGTGGTCTACCGCAGGCAGGCCAGCCGGGCCGTGAGCACGGTGGGGACGGGGCATCTCTATCCTTTTTTGGGGGAAGAGAGAGGGAAGaagctgcaatatatatatatatatatatatatatatatatatatatatatatatatatatatatatatatatataaaaataaaaaataaaatgtgtTTTCACTAGTCATAACGTATAAGGTGTAAACTTTTCAACTATCCTAACATCAGAATAAAAGCAAACTACAAAAATCATAATTTTGTAACAAACATTAATAATACCTGGATTAGTGAAGAAGGCACAATCCCAATCAAAGCTTTTACGAAAACTTTCATCCTTAAAAATACAATTAGGCGGCTCATTCACATTATCAAATGTAACTGCAAAACATGTTCCATAAAAAAACATTAAAAATTCAAATTATTCACTAAAAGTTTAAAACCAACTGAATgatacaataaaaaaaaaaaaaaaaaaaaaaaaaaaagataatatgCACCTGAAAGTCGAAGATCATCGACAAAATCACGTAACGGAAGCGCAATTAAGTTATCATCTTCCTCTGAAAGATCAATAAGTTTTAAGTTATCAAATGCAATACAATACTTCTCGCACATTGTTGCCCTAATTTGCAGAATCGCTAATAcactaacaaaataaaataaaatgtaaaagtaaaaaaaaaataatacaaagatacgtgtatatatatacagcTTTGGTATCTTGATAATATATGGAAAAACTCAatcaatatatttctatatacAGTTTCCATATATTACTGATATTGATATGAATTAATCAAAAGATTCTAATCAACTAATTTAGGAATGATTTTTATAAATCAATCAAAAGCTAAATAATTAatcgtaataattataattataatttttaataatactccgtattacGCTAGACTAAAAATTATGAAACAAATGAAATCATTTGCATTCATCTGTATAATCTAAATTTTAATATTACCTTTTAACAGTTTGCAAGAGAGAGACCTGCACAGAGCAACGAAAAAAGTATACTTATGTAAAGAATTTATTAAATTCGAGGTTTCAGTAGCACGTGATGCACGTGATTTAACGAATCGGTACTAATAATACATGTATCAGAGTTTGAATTTGGCCTGTATCTATATGACACGTCACCTGGAGATCTGGTTCTGGCATATTTCCGGTAATTTTCCGGCGAATTCTCCGGAGCAGTATCTAAACGGAAAGAAGGTCCAAACAAACGCTTCTGATAGTGATTATTATTGCTCATTTACCCCCAGAGTATAAGATATTGCATAAGTGCCCCCCTTCAattatttttatgttttttttttttttcaaaatttccaGAACTATATAACTAAGGCAATTTATCGAAAGATAAAAAAGACCAACAAAGAATATAATCAAACAAGAGAAATGCTAGAAACTAGAAAACCGACCTCTAAGAAAACGAACGATCTACCGTATCTATAATGGAGCCAAGCCTAAATTAAACTACACACTATGATCAGAACAAAAAGAGGGATTTACACCTACCGAAAACAACTAAGAAACCTAAATGCTAAAAAAAATGAACCTGAAGTTGGACCTAATGTTAAATGGTCATTTTCCCTTATGTGTTATTTATTAGTCA of the Rutidosis leptorrhynchoides isolate AG116_Rl617_1_P2 chromosome 5, CSIRO_AGI_Rlap_v1, whole genome shotgun sequence genome contains:
- the LOC139846584 gene encoding serine/threonine-protein phosphatase 5 isoform X2 — protein: MPSMSTTEQKSDVSLAESIKQQANDAFKANKFSQAIDLYTKAIEINGENAVYWANRAFSHTKLEEYGSAIQDASKAVEIDPKYSKGYYRRGAAYLAMGKFKEALKDFQQVKRLSPNDPDASKKLKECEKAVMKLKFEEAISVSASEKHSVAESIDFQTIDVEPQYAGARIEGDVITLEFVKKMMDDFKNQKSLHKRYAFQIVLQTREILMALPSLVDITVPNGKHFTVCGDVHGQFFDLLNIFELNGLPSEENPYLFNGDFVDRGSFSVEVILTLFAFKCMSPSAIHLARGNHESKSMNKIYGFEGEVRSKLSDKFVELFAEVFCYLPLAHVINEKIFVVHGGLFSQDGVKLSDIRAIDRFCEPPEEGLMCEILWSDPQPNPGRGPSKRGVGLSFGADITKRFLKDNNLDLVVRSHEVKDEGYEIEHDGKLITVFSAPNYCDQMGNKGAFIRFEAPTLEPKIVTFSAVPHPDVKPMAYASNFLRMFN
- the LOC139846584 gene encoding serine/threonine-protein phosphatase 5 isoform X1 — translated: MPSMSTTEQKSDVSLAESIKQQANDAFKANKFSQAIDLYTKAIEINGENAVYWANRAFSHTKLEEYGSAIQDASKAVEIDPKYSKGYYRRGAAYLAMGKFKEALKDFQQVKRLSPNDPDASKKLKECEKAVMKLKFEEAISVSASEKHSVAESIDFQTIGTGTGSSYTTAAAVAVAFVAILMLVVGPIVATVLASAALAMFLVVKKTGWWAGFSDGYLTKSEILNIDVEPQYAGARIEGDVITLEFVKKMMDDFKNQKSLHKRYAFQIVLQTREILMALPSLVDITVPNGKHFTVCGDVHGQFFDLLNIFELNGLPSEENPYLFNGDFVDRGSFSVEVILTLFAFKCMSPSAIHLARGNHESKSMNKIYGFEGEVRSKLSDKFVELFAEVFCYLPLAHVINEKIFVVHGGLFSQDGVKLSDIRAIDRFCEPPEEGLMCEILWSDPQPNPGRGPSKRGVGLSFGADITKRFLKDNNLDLVVRSHEVKDEGYEIEHDGKLITVFSAPNYCDQMGNKGAFIRFEAPTLEPKIVTFSAVPHPDVKPMAYASNFLRMFN
- the LOC139849847 gene encoding uncharacterized protein translates to METVGWLWELMGIREVAGSSPAGGHLFIFQLILREAFVWTFFPFRYCSGEFAGKLPEICQNQISRSLSCKLLKEEDDNLIALPLRDFVDDLRLSVTFDNVNEPPNCIFKDESFRKSFDWDCAFFTNPGLLNVEELCLINKGFKNDDAEQLSSGTRKDERANRVSNVKSVRASNSQNVKLNRSKLQSSSSASFESFKRKITPVKTKSTTSQSHHSYESSSNTSSKSIKKKIVTRKTKVTSSSPSSVLSPLSSPCSSSTSSASHFHNAVSTKSFQTPKLTSQHARSSSTMSSLRMPSQRIGFFDEKLLMSFNISPIFTENCSKVRKVNGVNRQLEAVKPDNNVSEVKGQSLNPTNARHTTIHCSPTPFAEKMSVQGTNLRSVHVVQVARSDNVNAGLNIKLFEDADSHLQPESVEPRKLSLLDKSLDWDRSFFTIAGLLTPEELCMINEGIEKAEFNQTSPEHHMIDVNKKLDESDRCSLNKTQNERMCNTEDKVNGVNRHLDAIKPDNNVTNNVTEVKGQWICTKSGQSLHPPNAGHTTTPCSPTPFSENMSDNQMFGDADSRLQPESNEPRKPIILRESLDCEWDSTFFTSAGLLTPEELWMINGGIETVEFNRPSPKTLQRIFKKAEVNQTSPGTKKHIRSLAVARHVFKDVNLGIHSSTVKKTNSQQSQKLNFRRPIKNRRPNCSIGHKDWFSCLPVDCKV